In the Helianthus annuus cultivar XRQ/B chromosome 11, HanXRQr2.0-SUNRISE, whole genome shotgun sequence genome, one interval contains:
- the LOC110890790 gene encoding eukaryotic translation initiation factor 2 subunit gamma, with product MARKGLMEQDLSKLDVATLHPLSPEVISRQATINIGTIGHVAHGKSTVVKAISGVQTVRFKNELERNITIKLGYANAKIYKCEDEKCPRPMCYKAYGSGKEDSPPCDVPGFENSKMKLVRHVSFVDCPGHDILMATMLNGAAIMDGALLLIAANESCPQPQTSEHLAAVEIMRLQHIIILQNKVDLIQENVAINQHEAIQKFIQGTVADGAPVIPVSAQLRYNIDVVCEYIIKRIPIPERNFISPPNMIVIRSFDVNKPGSEVDEIRGGVAGGSILKGVLKVNQNIEVRPGIVVKDESGNIKCTPIYSRIVSLYAEQNELQYAVPGGLIGVGTTMDPMLTRADRLVGQVLGEVGSLPDVYVELEVNFFLLRRLLGVKTKGTEKQGKVSKLSKAEILMLNIGSMSTGARVLAVKNDLAKLQLTSPVCTSKGEKIALSRRVEKHWRLIGWGQIQAGLTLEIPPCPI from the exons ATGGCTCGAAAAGGTTTAATGGAGCAGGATTTGAGCAAGCTGGATGTAGCGACGCTGCATCCGCTTTCTCCGGAGGTTATATCTCGCCAGGCTACGATTAATATTG GTACTATTGGTCATGTGGCTCATGGAAAATCAACAGTTGTAAAAGCCATATCTGGTGTGCag ACTGTTCGATTTAAAAATGAATTGGAACGTAACATCACCATTAAGCTTGGGTATGCCAATGCAAAGATATACAAATGTGAAGATGAAAAGTGTCCTCGGCCTATGTGTTACAA AGCCTATGGAAGTGGGAAAGAAGATAGCCCTCCTTGTGACGTGCCTGGATTTGAGAACAGCAAGATGAAGTTGGTGAGGCATGTTTCTTTTGTTGACTGTCCG GGACATGATATTCTCATGGCTACTATGCTTAATGGAGCTGCAATCATGGATGGAGCATTACTTCTCATAGCCGCAAACGAAAGCTGTCCCCAACCTCAAACTTCTGAACACTTGGCTGCTGTGGAAATCATGAGGCTCCAACATATCATAATCCTTCAAAATAAGGTTGATCTAATTCAAGAAAATGTAGCCATTAATCAACACGAGGCAATTCAGAAATTCATTCAG GGAACGGTTGCTGATGGTGCACCAGTCATCCCAGTGTCTGCTCAGCTTAGGTATAATATTGATGTTGTTTGCGAATACATAATCAAGCGGATTCCCATTCCTGAGAGAAACTTCATATCACCTCCAAACATGATAGTAATCCGTTCATTTGACGTTAACAAACCTGGATCTGAGGTTGACGAGATCAGAGGTGGTGTCGCTGGTGGAAGTATTCTCAAG GGTGTGTTGAAGGTAAATCAGAATATTGAGGTCCGTCCAGGGATTGTTGTTAAAGACGAGAGTGGCAACATCAAGTGCACCCCGATTTACTCTAGAATAGTGTCGCTATATGCAGAGCAGAATGAGCTTCAATATGCTGTACCTGGAGGTCTTATTGGAGTTGGAACAACAATGGACCCTATGTTGACCCGTGCTGATCGGTTGGTGGGTCAGGTTCTTGGTGAAGTCGGGTCTCTTCCCGATGTTTATGTCGAACTAGAG GTGAACTTTTTTCTTTTGCGTCGGCTGCTGGGTGTGAAGACAAAAGGAACAGAAAAGCAGGGTAAGGTATCAAAGCTGTCGAAGGCAGAAATACTGATGCTTAACATAGGATCTATGTCTACTGGGGCGCGCGTTTTGGCGGTCAAGAATGATTTAGCAAAACTGCAGCTGACATCGCCCGTGTGTACTAGCAAAGGCGAGAAGATTGCTCTGAGCAGGAGAGTTGAGAAGCATTGGCGACTGATCGGTTGGGGACAGATTCAAGCGGGTCTAACTCTTGAAATCCCACCTTGCCCTATTTAA